Proteins encoded by one window of Vigna radiata var. radiata cultivar VC1973A chromosome 5, Vradiata_ver6, whole genome shotgun sequence:
- the LOC106761354 gene encoding uncharacterized protein LOC106761354 — protein MSNSQPSEYDSTGGGDERSNSLLANARCSFCFTCCFGSRHRSAVAGFAWWERVRATSSLSESHSEPATGSPAARRWWSPGATAFMKVREWSELVAGPRWKTFIRRFNRSRSGVSRHAPGKYQYDPLSYALNFDEGHNGDFDDEGYDGLRNFSTRYAAAPPLKSVPTNSNQDVAVLG, from the coding sequence ATGTCCAATTCGCAACCCTCAGAGTATGATTCAACCGGCGGCGGGGACGAGAGGTCCAACTCTCTCTTAGCCAACGCGCGCTGCAGCTTCTGCTTCACCTGCTGTTTCGGTTCCCGGCACCGCTCAGCCGTCGCCGGATTCGCGTGGTGGGAGCGCGTGCGTGCCACCTCGTCGCTGTCCGAGTCGCACTCCGAACCAGCGACAGGGAGCCCCGCTGCCCGGCGCTGGTGGTCGCCGGGTGCCACCGCCTTCATGAAGGTGCGCGAGTGGTCAGAGCTCGTAGCCGGGCCCCGGTGGAAGACCTTTATCCGGCGGTTCAACCGCAGCCGAAGTGGCGTTTCGCGGCACGCGCCAGGGAAATACCAGTACGACCCCTTGAGTTACGCCTTGAACTTCGACGAGGGGCATAACGgggattttgatgatgaaggtTACGATGGGTTACGGAATTTCTCCACCCGTTACGCCGCGGCTCCTCCGTTAAAGTCTGTCCCCACGAATTCCAATCAAGACGTCGCCGTTTTGGGCTAG
- the LOC106762884 gene encoding probable alpha,alpha-trehalose-phosphate synthase [UDP-forming] 9 — translation MVARSCLNLLDLVSGDMLNFPQTPRSLPRVMTDPVIVSHGDGKQSNDDYSGVNSSEHRRKIIIVSNSLPVNGKRDKVSGRWCFSYDEDSIFWQLKDGLSPDADVVYVGSLKVDVDASEQDKVSLQLMEEFNCLPTFIPPELYKQFHDGFCKQHLWPLFHYMLPMYPGNQRFDRSQWQAYVSANKIFADKVMEVLNPEDDYVWVHDYHLMVLPTFLRKRCSRVKLGFFLHSPFPSSEIYKTLPVRGEILKALLNADLVGFHTFDYARHFLSCCRRMLGLEHESKRGYIGLEYSGRTIFIKILPAGIHMGRLQSALEHPSSSDKVREIHQQFKGKKLILGVDDMDIFKGVSLKFLAIEQLLQQYPEMQGEITLIQILNPPSSADKDVENAKEEAYITAKKINQRFGSESYQPIIIIDRHVPFYEKAAYYALAECCIVNAVRDGLNLVPYKYTICRQGSSKVDEALEIASDSPRASALVVSEFIGCSPSLSGAIRVNPWDIDAVAEALNLAITMPDGEKQLRHEKHYRYVSSHDVAYWARSFEQDLVFSCKDHYRNRCWGIGFGLNFRILSLSPSFRRLSIDHIVPAYKRSSCRAIFLDYDGTVVPQASIVKAPSPEVISVLNNLCSDVNNTVFIVSGRGKTPLSEWFDQCENLGIAAEHGYFIRWGKHASWQMSHADTDFAWKRIAEPVMKSYMEATDGSSVETKESALVWHYRDADPDFGSWQAMELLDHLENVLANEPVAVKKGQHIIEVKPQGITKGLVAQEVLSTLTKKGKLPDFVLCIGDDRSDEDMFESILTRSYSATSSSAPEIFACTVGQKPSKARYYLDDTMDVMSLLEGLGAASVPKSRYSTEKREVCFENIL, via the exons ATGGTGGCAAGGTCATGCTTGAATTTGTTAGACCTGGTATCAGGGGATATGCTAAATTTCCCTCAAACTCCCAGATCTCTTCCAAGAGTTATGACTGATCCAGTAATCGTTTCTCATGGAGATGGTAAACAAAGTAATGATGATTATTCGGGTGTTAATTCATCTGAACACCGTCGCAAGATAATTATAGTATCAAATTCTCTTCCAGTCAATGGGAAAAGGGATAAGGTATCTGGCAGATGGTGCTTCAGTTATGATGAGGATTCAATTTTTTGGCAGTTAAAGGATGGTCTTTCTCCTGATGCTGATGTGGTGTATGTGGGATCTCTGAAGGTTGATGTTGATGCAAGTGAGCAAGATAAAGTTTCCCTTCAGTTGATGGAGGAATTCAACTGCTTGCCTACTTTTATTCCTCCAGAACTCTACAAGCAATTCCATGATGGATTCTGCAAGCAACATTTGTGGCCTCTATTCCATTACATGTTGCCCATGTATCCAGGCAATCAACGCTTTGACAGGTCACAGTGGCAGGCTTATGTTTCTGCTAACAAGATATTTGCAGATAAAGTCATGGAGGTCCTTAATCCAGAAGATGATTATGTATGGGTTCATGATTATCATCTTATGGTACTTCCCACTTTTCTGCGGAAGCGTTGTAGTCGTGTCAAGCTTGGTTTTTTCCTTCACAGTCCATTTCCTTCATCAGAAATTTATAAAACTCTGCCTGTCAGAGGTGAAATTTTGAAAGCACTGCTTAATGCAGATTTAGTTGGTTTTCACACCTTTGATTATGCTCGCCATTTTCTCTCCTGCTGCAGACGAATGCTAGGCTTGGAACATGAATCCAAGAGGGGTTACATTGGGCTTGAATACTCTGGTCGCacaatattcattaaaattttgcCTGCTGGGATTCACATGGGTCGACTTCAATCAGCCTTAGAGCATCCTTCCTCTTCTGACAAAGTCAGAGAAATCCACCAACAATTTAAGGGGAAAAAACTTATTCTTGGTGTTGATGATATGGACATATTCAAAGGTGTCAGTTTAAAATTCTTGGCCATAGAACAACTCCTGCAACAGTATCCAGAAATGCAAGGTGAAATAACACTGATCCAAATTTTAAACCCCCCAAGTAGTGCTGACAAAGATGTTGAGAATGCAAAGGAGGAGGCTTACATTACAGCCAAAAAGATAAACCAAAGGTTTGGTTCAGAAAGTTATCAACCTATCATCATCATTGACCGCCATGTTCCTTTCTATGAGAAGGCAGCCTATTATGCTTTGGCCGAATGTTGCATTGTGAATGCAGTTCGGGATGGTTTGAATTTGGTTCCATACAAGTACACTATTTGTAGGCAGGGAAGTTCTAAAGTGGATGAAGCCTTAGAAATTGCTTCTGACTCCCCGCGTGCGAGTGCACTTGTTGTTTCTGAGTTTATAGGTTGCTCACCATCTCTTAGTGGGGCAATAAGGGTAAACCCATGGGATATTGATGCAGTAGCCGAAGCACTAAATTTGGCAATCACAATGCCTGATGGAGAGAAGCAGCTTCGACATGAGAAGCACTACAGATACGTTAGTTCACATGATGTGGCCTACTGGGCTCGAAGCTTTGAGCAAGATCTAGTGTTTTCATGCAAGGATCACTATAGGAACCGTTGCTGGGGCATTGGCTTTGGTCTCAACTTCAGAATTTTATCTCTGTCTCCTAGTTTCAGGAGGCTATCCATAGACCACATTGTCCCTGCATATAAAAGGAGCAGTTGCAGGGCAATCTTTTTGGATTATGATGGCACAGTTGTACCTCAAGCATCCATCGTGAAAGCCCCCAGTCCTGAAGTCATATCCGTGCTAAATAATCTTTGCAGTGATGTTAACAACACTGTGTTTATTGTTAGTGGAAGGGGAAAAACTCCATTGAGTGAATGGTTTGATCAGTGTGAGAATCTTGGTATAGCAGCTGAGCATGGTTATTTTATAAG GTGGGGTAAGCATGCTAGTTGGCAAATGAGTCATGCAGATACAGATTTTGCATGGAAAAGGATTGCTGAACCTGTGATGAAATCTTATATGGAAGCCACAGATGGATCCTCTGTAGAGACCAAAGAGAGTGCCTTGGTATGGCATTACCGTGATGCAGATCCTGATTTTGGATCTTGGCAAGCCATGGAGCTGTTGGATCACCTTGAAAATGTACTTGCAAATGAACCTGTTGCTGTAAAAAAAGGACAACATATTATAGAAGTCAAGCCTCAG GGCATTACAAAAGGGTTAGTTGCACAGGAAGTTCTTTCTACCCTAACAAAAAAGGGTAAATTGCCAGATTTTGTACTGTGCATTGGTGATGATAGGTCTGATGAGGATATGTTTGAGAGCATTTTAACCAGATCTTACAGTGCTACATCCTCCTCAGCACCAGAAATCTTTGCATGCACTGTTGGACAAAAACCAAGCAAAGCTAGATACTACCTAGATGACACCATGGATGTGATGTCATTACTTGAGGGTCTTGGTGCTGCTTCAGTGCCTAAATCAAGATATTCTACAGAGAAAAGAGAAGTATGTTTTGAGAATATCCTATAA